In Thunnus maccoyii chromosome 11, fThuMac1.1, whole genome shotgun sequence, one genomic interval encodes:
- the senp7 gene encoding sentrin-specific protease 7 isoform X1, whose amino-acid sequence MTERRRALTLPFNVDKDNPMENPLRIPMTCLSSDCGKLDRQQVPWTAIAGCKIRHCDSQHKNASMLFEHNHAAMVKCGMARRKPHLILTDVLKTKLGKAYIERIKQNHSLGKKGQSSQKESGGCREESPIRRGTRSAQRETRNDKNKSMTTKCNQKTTSSSAQRSRLRRRSHNTDGDEDKEESKDIDEGMIDKDNGEDYKFAEVVDCGLSVSWEPAEDTGSCDEFSPASIKDRWTDPGNEVQQSLKRKRRDAGAHCNGTGSPKRHRESVLRLTGEDGRDGGPAQTRICFEESGEDLDLESLDRSIVQFTVGADERTDVLLPIINPNLEAGDFIGTPRRRLSSSQDDTTKISPSEPIVLSSDDEESSGDPEPSRSAVHTPVTVEGTVIRGKSSQDAVAKQQEAPDIQDMQMLHVVVKELPGSVPVTPIPTVDHSCMGVAFSRLHCGGYQGKANGDIMITDQKIIIPLKDTNEKVEVMLSLEREELRRYSVWEQEELEDQDIHCMDNEEPPPAAVLLFCVSETAAAAIQWDLRKLKQDGTTNPGKASPFILLTLRDPLKGMEGALLRSFLDIDCLKSLGHDKSFVDGVDDLEDIHCPVLSLDDSLELIRRTGLDPHLLSLLGLESPDPDPDPGPDIDQDSPYSDRDSNASPQIQLEDDSQEETALELETPPEQDTEMQLKPDEDQIEQELEHPSEKSREEPIPAYTLCHRRTRGSYSVSLCNADSSWTKYKHEGLARRLIQFPPPPLKGGITVTMEDLQCLDSGQFLNDVIIDFYLKYLLQNASDSVAERSHIFSSFFYKQLTRRDNASEGVTSDSQRQRRHQRVKTWTRHVDIFKKDFLFVPVNQEAHWYLVVICFPGLDEPKVEPWTGKDSMGNGHNGTDELQDQEEAQGSKSSDDNTETPPTSNHSDSLDTETENAQEDSIKESPPGPVNCTEQTCQRESVCKSPCILIMDSLRLSLHERVFKLLREYLQSEWEVRRGSSREFGPDQMKSSHCQVPLQDNSSDCGLYLLQYVESFLKDPVVHFDLPLHLEHWFPRQQVRRKRDEIRDLVLNLYRHQNLDNNR is encoded by the exons ATGACGGAGCGACGGAGAGCCTTAACTCTTCCATTTAATGTTGACAAGGATAACCCG ATGGAAAACCCTCTCAGAATCCCCATGACATGTCTTTCATCAGACTGTGGCAAgttagacagacag CAGGTTCCCTGGACTGCTATTGCAGGTTGCAAAATCAGACACTGTGATTCACAACATAAAAATGCTTCCATGCTGTTTGAGCACAACCATGCAGCCATGGTCAAATGTGGAATGGCCAG GAGGAAGCCCCACTTGATCCTGACAGATGTCCTAAAGACAAAGCTGGGTAAAGCTTACATAGAAAGGATAAAACAAAATCACTCCTTAGGAAAGAAAGGACAAAGTTCGCAAAAGGAGAGTGGTGGGTGCAGAGAGGAATCCCCGATCCGCAGAGGCACGAGGTCTGCTCAGAGGGAAACTAGGAATGATAAGAACAAGAGCATGACAACAAAATGCAACCAGAAGACCACCTCCTCATCCGCCCAAAG GTCAAGACTCAGAAGAAGGTCACATAATACTGACGGTGACGAGGACAAAGAAGAAAGCAAAGATATAGACGAGGGGATGATCGACAAGGACAACGGAGAAGACTACAAATTTGCTGAAGTTGTAG ATTGTGGGTTGTCAGTGAGCTGGGAGCCTGCTGAGGATACGGGAAGCTGTGATGAGTTTTCCCCAGCTAGCATCAAGGACAGGTGGACTGATCCAGGAAATGAAGTACAACAAAGTTTG aagaggaaaagaagggaTGCAGGGGCCCATTGCAATGGAACAGGCAGTCCCAAACGCCACCGTGAAAGTGTGCTTCGCCTCACTGGGGAAGACGGAAGAGACGGAGGACCAGCCCAGACACGTATTTGTTTTGAAGAAAGTGGAGAAGACTTGGATTTGGAAAGCCTGGACCGTAGCATTGTACAGTTCACGGTGGGAGCAGATGAGAGAACAGATGTTCTGCTCCCAATCATCAATCCTAATTTGGAGGCTGGGGACTTTATTGGAACCCCCAGACGCCGTCTATCGTCCAGCCAGGACGACACAACCAAGATCAGCCCCTCTGAACCTA TTGTGCTGTCCAGTGATGATGAGGAAAGCAGTGGCGATCCTGAACCCAGCAGATCAGCAGTCCATACACCGGTCACTGTGGAAGGCACAGTAATACGGGGAAAATCCTCACAGGACGCTGTGGCCAAACAGCAAGAAGCTCCTGACATACAGGATATGCAG atGCTGCATGTCGTTGTAAAAGAGCTTCCTGGTTCTGTGCCGGTTACTCCCATACCCACTGTAGACCACTCTTGCATGGGTGTGGCCTTCTCCAGACTGCACTGTGGAGGTTACCAAGGGAAGGCGAATGGAGACATCATG ATAACAGACCAAAAAATCATCATCCCATTGAAAG ACACTAATGAAAAGGTGGAGGTGATGTTAAGCTTGGAACGTGAAGAGCTGAGGAGGTACAGTGTTTGGGAGCAGGAGGAACTGGAGGATCAGGATATTCACTGTATGGACAACGAAGAGCCGCCTCCTGCTGCTgtccttttgttttgtgtgtcagaaactgctgcagctgctatACAGTGGGACCTCCGTAAGCTCAAACAGGATGGAACCACAAACCCTG gCAAAGCCAGCCCCTTCATCCTGCTGACTCTGAGAGATCCTCTGAAGGGAATGGAGGGGGCTTTATTGCGCTCCTTCTTGGACATTGACTGTCTCAAAAGTCTGGGACATGACAAAAGCTTTGTAGATGGAGTCGATGATTTGGAGGACATCCACTGTCCTGTTCTTTCTCTGGACGATAGCTTGGAGCTGATTAGAAGAACTGGACTAGACCCCCACTTGCTGTCCCTGCTGGGTCTGGAGAgccctgaccctgaccctgaccctggACCCGACATAGACCAGGACAGTCCATATTCTGACAGAGACAGCAACGCCTCACCACAAATTCAGCTGGAGGATGATTCACAGGAAGAGACAGCACTAGAGCTGGAGACACCACCAGAGCAGGACACAGAGATGCAACTCAAACCAGATGAGGATCAGATAGAACAAGAGCTCGAACATCCCTCTGAG AAGAGCAGAGAAGAACCCATTCCTGCATACACACTGTGCCATCGTAGAACCAGAGGATCGTACTCCGTGTCCCTGTGTAATGCAGACTCCAGCTGGACTAAATATAAACATGAGGGTCTGGCTCGTAG gttgatCCAGTTTCCTCCTCCACCACTAAAAGGAGGAATCACTGTTACAATGGAGGACCTGCAGTGCCTTGACAGTGGGCAGTTCCTCAATGATGTTATCATAGATTTTTACCTCAA GTACCTCCTCCAGAATGCCTCTGATTCTGTGGCCGAGCGTTCCCACATCTTCAGCAGCTTCTTCTACAAGCAACTAACACGAAGGGACAACGCCAGCGAAGGTGTCACCAGTGACTC TCAGAGGCAGAGGCGGCATCAACGGGTAAAGACGTGGACACGCCATGTGGACATCTTCAAAAAGGACTTCCTTTTCGTGCCTGTCAATCAGGA GGCTCATTGGTATTTAGTCGTCATTTGCTTTCCTGGACTGGATGAGCCAAAAGTTGAGCCTTGGACTGGTAAAGACTCGATGGGAAACGGTCACAACGGGACAGACGAGTTACAGGATCAAGAGGAGGCTCaaggatcaaaaagctcagatGATAATACAGAGACTCCACCTACATCGAACCATAGTGACAGCTTGGACACAGAGACAG aAAATGCTCAAGAAGATTCCATCAAAGAAAGTCCACCTGGTCCAGTG AACTGCACAGAGCAGACTTGCCAGAGGGAAAGTGTTTGCAAGAG CCCGTGTATTCTAATCATGGATTCCCTCAGACTTTCTCTTCATGAACGAGTCTTCAAACTCTTAAGGGA GTACTTACAGTCAGAGTGGGAGGTCCGTCGTGGATCATCAAGGGAATTTGGTCCTGATCAGATGAAAAGCTCACATTGCCAAGTTCCCCTTCAGGACAATAGCAGTGACTGTGGTCTCTACCTGCTGCAATACGTCGAGAGTTTTTTAAAG GACCCTGTGGTGCATTTTGACCTCCCTCTACACCTAGAGCATTGGTTTCCACGGCAGCAAGTGCGGAGGAAACGAGATGAAATCAGAGATCTGGTACTTAACCTTTACCGACATCAGAACCTGGACAATAACAGATAG